GCGCCCGCCTTCGGCTCGCTGGCGAACGGTGGATCATCACCAGAACGCCAGCGTTCTGGTTACAGCTGGAAAGCTCTGCTTTCCGGCGACAAAACGCGGCTCGTTCCCGTTGGTCACTCGCTACGACCGCTCGCTCACGTCGTTCGCGGAGAGAACGTGGTCGAACCGTACTACGCCAACGGCGTCCGCTCGACGACGGTCCCGTCATAAGTCGGGTACTGCTCGACGATCTCGCCCTCGGTCAGGTCTCCCTCCTCGACCATCTCCTCTAGGAGCCACCACGCGAGTTCGACGTGGTCGGACTTGGCGATATAGAACTCCTCGGGTACGCCGAGGTCGCGCAGCCGGGCCTCCTGTTCCCACGTCTTGCCGTAGACCAGGGTTCCGTCGTCGGTGATCTCGTCGAACTCCCTTCGAATATTTCGGGCCATTCGCTTCAGACGGTTGCGGTGCTGGGCGGCGTCCTTGAACACGCTCGTACAGAAATATACCCTTGGGTGGTCGCCCATCTCCTCGAGGATCGCCTTCGAGCCCTCGACGGCACTCATGTGGCCCTCTTCGAGTTCGTAGCCCTCCTCCTGCATTCTCCGATAATTGCCGTCGCTCATCTCGAACTGGTTGATGTTACAGAAGTCCGCCGCGCCCTCGTCGAGGAAGTCCAGAAACTCCGACTCGGCGCGGATCCCCGGGATCTCGAACGCAGGAGTAAGCCCCTCCTCGCGGGCGATATGCAGGATCTCCTCCCACTCGGTGCCGTGCATCTCCCCCCAGAGTTCGAGCGGTGGGTGAAAGCGGATCTCGTCGAGGCCGGCCTCGCTGAGTCGGCGCATGTTCTCCCGACCGCCCGTGATGCCCGTATAGAGGTGGGTGTGGTGCTCGGCGCCGAACTCGTCTTTGAGCAGGCGCAGGTACCGACAGGTCTTCTCCATCGCCTCCTGGGGTTCGCCGCCCGTCAGCGAGGTGCCAAGCGCGTCCATGCGTTTTGCCTCCTCGATCACGTCGGTATCGCTCTCGACGGGCCGTTCGTTGGCGTACACTTGGGTGACGTTTTTCCTGTTTTCCCCCAAGGGACAGTAAAAGCAGTCGCGCTGGTCGCAGTAGCCGTAGACGAACAGCACCATCTTTCCCCCTTCGGCGCACTGTTCACAGCCCTTGGAGATCATTCAACAGGGATAGCGTCCCCGTCCACAAAAGCCGACCGATCCTGGAACGGCTTGTGGCCTCCCGACGGGGATTACCCCGATTCCCGTAGCTTGGGTGTGTCATTAGTTTCGGCCGGTGATCGACCGATCCGTCGGGTTCGAGGTGGTGTTCGACTGCGCACGCGGGGCCTATCGGCACGTCAGGGAGTGCCCATCAGGGGGACGGTCACGACGGTTTCGACCGATCGCCGGCCCCGAAGGTCCTTATTCACCCGCGGCATAGCCCCACCCGATGCTGCTGGTGCTGTGTGTCGACCTCGACGACGACATCGGTCGGAAGACCGGCTTCGATACCCCGGTCGTCGGCCGCGAGGCCTGCGAGACCGCCGCCGTTGCGCTCGCTACCGCCGACCCGGAGGATTCGGACGTCAACGTCCTCTTTCAGGGCGTCCACCTCCACGACCAACTGATAAGCGAGGGCGAGGCCTGCGAGGTCGCCGCCATCACCGGCAACGCGAAGGCCGATGTGGGTGCCAACCGCGAGGTCGGCAACGAGCTCGACCGGGTGCTCGCGGGGCTCGCGACCGGCGAGTCGGTCTCGGCGATCATCGTCACCGACGGCGCCCAGGACGAGAGCGTCATCCCGGTGATCCGCTCGCGCGTTCCGGTCGATGGGGTCCGACGGGTCGTCGTCCGGCAGGCTCAGGACCTCGAATCGATGTACTACACGATCAAGCAGGTGCTGAACGACCCCGAAACCAGGGGAACGATCCTCATCCCGCTGGGAATCTTGCTCCTGATCTACCCGCTGGTCGCGGTCGCCGACCTGCTCGGCCTTCCCAGTAGCAGCCTCGGGGTGCTCTCGGCGCTGTTGGGCCTCTACGTCCTGTTTCGGGGGCTCGGCCTCGAGGAGACCGTCGACGAGTACGCAGAACGCGGCCGCCGGCTGCTGTATACCGGTCGAGTGACCCTGATCACGTACGTCGTGGCCGCCGCGCTGTTGTTCATCGGCGGGGTCGGCGGACTCGAATCCTTAGAGCGCGCTCGTGCGGGGGCGGCGCTTGGCACCGGCAGCGTGATCGCCGCGCTGGTCTACGGCGCGATCCAGTGGTTCGCGGCCGCCGGCATCACCTCCAGTCTGGGCCAGATCACCGACGAGTACCTCGCCGGTCGCTTCGAGTGGCGATACCTCAACGCGCCGTTTTACGTCGTCTCGATCGCGGTCGTGCTCCACGCCGTCAGCGCGTTCGTGCTGGGCTATCAGGACCTGCCCTACGTCGCGATCGCGCTCACGATCGGCACGCTACTGGGGCTTGCGAGCACGCTGACCTTCGCCATCGCCGAATCGAGAATGGAACGCCGGGCCGAGCCGACCTGAGCGTTTCAGGCCCGGAGTCGTTTGGGCGGTTTGAGCCACGCGCTGGCCGCGCGGACCCACGCGGACCACGCCCGCGTGATCGGGAGTTGTTCGCGTTCGCGCTCGGTGAGCAGGGCCTCGCAGTCGGGACAGCGGTACTCGACGCTCGTTGCGCGTTCGCGGACGGTCCAGTCGCCCTCGATCGGGCTCCGGTGGTCGCAGGCCGGGCAGAACAACACGGATTTCCTGTCGGGCGGGCCGTCGGGGTCGATCGCGTGAACGGGTCGCGTCATTGGACGAGCGTACGGTCCCAGTGGATAAAACTCCGTTGGGTAGATGGGAAATACGATCTATCGTTCACGAATAACTACGAACTCCGCGAGGTCCTGTAAGTATTCGTGGGCCCGTTCGTCGGCGACTTCGACCCGCGAGAGCGCATCGAGTGCTGCCTCCGAGTGGTCGTGGGCGCGTTCGTTGGCCTCTTCGGGGCCGAGGTCGGTCACCTGCAACAGCGAGGGCCGTTCCATCTCGTCGTCCTGGCCGGTGGGCTTGCCTAGGTCGTCGGCGTCGGCAGTCGCGTCGAGCACGTCGTCGCGGATCTGGAAGGCGATCCCCACCCGCTCTGCGTACTCGCCGACGGCCTCGACGGTAACGGCATCGGCGTCGGCGGCGATCGCCCCGAGTTCGGCCGCGGCGCGAAACAGCGCGCCGGTCTTCCGGCGCGCGAGCTCCATGTATTCGGCCTCGGTCTCGGGACGGGCGACCAGTTCCGTGGCCTCGCCCTCCCCGAGTTCGACCATCGCCTCGGTGACCGCCTGGGTCGCACGCGGGTCCGAGGAGAACAGCGCGAAGGCCTCGCCCAACTGGGCGTCGCTGCCGACGATCGCCGGACCGTAGCCGTAGCGGGTCCACGCGCTCTCGACGCCCCGTCGCATCGCCGAGCGGTCGATGATGTCGTCGATCACCAGCGAGGCGTTGTGGACGAGTTCGATCCCCACCCCGAAGCCGACGGCGTCGTCGGGCTCGCCGCCGACGGCCTCACAGACCAGCACGGTCACCGTCGGGCGGACGCGCTTGCCGCCCGACAGTGCCGTGTGACCGACCTCCTCGGCCAGACCGTCGGGTTCGACCGACCCGACGACCGACTCCAGGCGCTCGTCGACGAGCGCCCGCCGCCGTTCGAGATACTCCATTAGCGGCCCCTCGGGCCGGTCGAGGCAAGTAGATGACGGATCGACGCTCGATACCGGCGGTTGATCTCCCCGGTACTCCTACACGGTCTATGGACCTTTCCGTTGCCCTCGCGTTCGGATGGCGCCACCTCCTGTTCGCCAACTGGCCGGTCGACGCCGATCGGCTCGACGCGCACCTCCCCGAGGCGCTGTCGGTCCAGACCCACGACGGGGATGGCTGGCTGTCGGTCGTCCCCTTTGTCAACGTCGACGTCCGGCCGCGCGGGTTCCCCCGACGCGCGGGGATCGAACTCCCCGAACTCAACCTGCGGACCTACGTCACCCACGGGGGCGAACCGGGGGTCTACTTCTTCAGCCTCGACGCACAGGGGGTCGCGAGCGTCCTCGGGGCGCGCCTGTTCCACCGGCTTCCGTACTACTACGCCCGGATCGACTGGCGTGACACCGACGACGGGATCGAGTTTTCGAGTCGGCGGCTCCATCCCGGCGACCGGCCCGCCCACTTCCGGGCGACCTACCGGCCCACCGGCGACCCCTTCGAACCCGAACCCGGCTCGCGGGCGGCGTTTCTCACCGACCGCAGTCGCCTCTACACGCAGGGCGCCGACGGGGCCGTCCGCCACACCGACGTCGACCACGAACCCTGGCGACTCCGCCCCGCGAGTGCGACCATCACGACGAACACGCTGTTTTCGGCAAACGGGTTCGTCCGGCCCGACGCCGAGCCCGTCTGTTATTACAGCCCCGGGCTGGCGGTCACCACGACCGGAAGCGAGCGCGCCTGAGCGCTTACACCCCGAGAAACACCAACATCCGCCGCTCGACGGTCGGTTTGTGGGTGAGAAAGACGCCGTGTCCCGCGCCATCGATCACGTCCAGTTCGGCTTCGGGGATGGCGTCGGCGGTCTCGCCGAGGATCGGGGGCGGGAACAGTCGGTCGTCCCCGCCCCCGAGTACCAGGGTTCGCGCCTCGATCCTGCGGAGCCCGCCCCGTCCGTCGTAGTCCAACAGCGCCTCGAAGGAGGTCCAGGCGTCCGACGCGACCGCCGGCCGCGGGTGCGTGAGGCGCCCAACTGAAGCGATTGCCGGCGGATAAAAGAGCCCCCGCCAGTCGCTGTACGTCTCGGCGGCCAGCTTTGCGCGGATCGCCCCCCACTCGTTGTCGTACGCCCGGCGGCGCAACTCGTCGACGAGCGCGCGTCCCGCTTCCGAGAGGCGTGCGCCCGTGGCCATGAGCACGAGTTCCTCGACGCGCTCGGGGTGCTCGGCGGCGAGTCGCTGGGCGATACACCCGCCCATCGAGAGCCCCCAGACCGTCGCCGCATCGAACTCCCGTCCGATGAGTGTCGCGTAGTCGTCGGCCATGTCCCGGATCGTCGTTCCCGCCGCGAGCCCGCGCGGTCGGCTGATCACGTAGACAGTGTACTCGTTTCCGAACCGGTGGTAGTACCGGCGCAGAAACCGAACGGCCACCCGCGAGTAGGTCCCGTCGAACAGCGCGTCGGTCACACCGGGGAGGACCACCAACACCCGCGGGCCGTCACCGACGCGGGCGTACGGAACCTCCTCCGAAAACCGTCCCGTCGCCCCCCGATCCATGCCCTACGGAGAGGGCCGACCGTCAAAAACCTAGCCCGACTCCTCGAACTCGCCGATCAGCGCGGGGACGACGTCGAAGAGGTCGTCGACGATGCCGTAATCGGCGATGTCGAAGATCGGCGCGTCGGGGTCGGTGTTGATCGCGACGATGGTCTCCGCACCCTTCATCCCGGCGACGTGCTGGACCGCCCCGGAGATCCCGATGGCGATGTAGACCTCCGGCGTGACGGTCTTTCCCGACTGACCGACCTGCCTGTTTTTGGGCAGCCAGCCGCTGTCGACGATGGGCCGGGAGGCCGACAGCGTCGCGTCCAGCGCGTCGGCCAACTCCTCGACGAGTTCGATGTTCTCCTCCTCCTCGATACCCCGCCCGACCGAGACGAGCACCTCGGCGTCGCCGATGTCGACGTCGCCCCCACCGACCTCCTCGAAGCCGGTGACGGTCGTATGGACCGCCGACTCGTCGATCTCGATCTCCGCCTCGCGGACCTCGGCGTCCCCGCTCGCGCTCGCGCCGGGCCACTCGCCCCCGCGGATCATTACTACTGTCCGCTCGGCGTCGACCTCGACGGTCGTCTCGACCTTCGAGCCGTACATCTCGCGGGTCGCCGTGAGGGTGTCGCCGTCGATCTCGGCGTCGATCACGTCGGTCACGAGCGGGCGGTCCAGTCGGGCGGCGACGGCGGGGCCGTAATCCAGTCCGTTGACGGAGTTCGGTAGCAGGACGACCGTCGGATCGAGCTCCGCCGCGAGCGCGTCGGTGACCTGCGTGTAGACGTCGTGGTTGAACTCCGCGCCGTCGGTCACGGTGTGGACGACATCGACGCCCTCCCTCGAGAGCGTGCGGGCGAACTCCTCGACCTGCCCGCTGATGACCGCGACGTGGAGCTCTTCACCGAGGTCGTCGGCCAGTTCGCGGCCCGCACCGATCAGCTCGTCGCTCACGTCCCGGAGCTCGCCCCGTCGGTGTTCGGCGATCGCCAGAACGCCGCTCATCGGTTCTCACCCTCCGTGAGAACGACGACGACGCTGTGCGCCCAGCGTACACCGGTAGTCATTGTGCGCCCACCCCCTTCTCACGGAGGACGCCCGCCAGTTGGACGGCGGTGTCCTCGGCGCTGCCCTCGAAGACCGTCGCCGTGCTCTCGACTTCCGGCTCGTACATCCTCGTGAGGCGCAGGTCGCTTTCGATTCCGTCGAGCCCGAGCGAGGCGAGGTCCTCCACTGCGATCTCCTTGCTTTGGGCCTGTCGGATCCCCCGCAGACTCGCGTAGCGTGGCTCGTTGATCCCGGTCTGGATGGTCAAAACGGCGGGCGTCTCGACGTCGGTCAACTCCTCGACGCCGCCTTCGAGTTCGCGGTGGACGTGGGCGAGATCGTCGTCGAGTTCGAGATCGTTGACGACGGCGGCCCACGGGTAGTCGATCGCGGCCGCAAGCGAGACGCCGGTCGCGCCGAACATCGCGTCGCCGGTCTGGACGCCCGTGAGAATCAGATCCGGCGTCTCCTCGGCGACGACCGCCCGCAGGATCTCGGTCTTGACGCCGACGTCGAGCAGCCCGTCGAGGGAATCGTCCCACACCCGGATCGCGCGATCCGCACCCTTCGCGAGCGCCATGCGGATCGTCTCCTCGCTTCGCTCGGGACCGACGGTCACCGTGACCACCTCGTCGGCCATACCCTCTTCTGCGAGCTGGACGGCCTCCTCGACGGCGTAGTCGTCCCATTC
The DNA window shown above is from Halalkalicoccus jeotgali B3 and carries:
- a CDS encoding radical SAM protein; translated protein: MISKGCEQCAEGGKMVLFVYGYCDQRDCFYCPLGENRKNVTQVYANERPVESDTDVIEEAKRMDALGTSLTGGEPQEAMEKTCRYLRLLKDEFGAEHHTHLYTGITGGRENMRRLSEAGLDEIRFHPPLELWGEMHGTEWEEILHIAREEGLTPAFEIPGIRAESEFLDFLDEGAADFCNINQFEMSDGNYRRMQEEGYELEEGHMSAVEGSKAILEEMGDHPRVYFCTSVFKDAAQHRNRLKRMARNIRREFDEITDDGTLVYGKTWEQEARLRDLGVPEEFYIAKSDHVELAWWLLEEMVEEGDLTEGEIVEQYPTYDGTVVERTPLA
- a CDS encoding DUF373 family protein — translated: MLLVLCVDLDDDIGRKTGFDTPVVGREACETAAVALATADPEDSDVNVLFQGVHLHDQLISEGEACEVAAITGNAKADVGANREVGNELDRVLAGLATGESVSAIIVTDGAQDESVIPVIRSRVPVDGVRRVVVRQAQDLESMYYTIKQVLNDPETRGTILIPLGILLLIYPLVAVADLLGLPSSSLGVLSALLGLYVLFRGLGLEETVDEYAERGRRLLYTGRVTLITYVVAAALLFIGGVGGLESLERARAGAALGTGSVIAALVYGAIQWFAAAGITSSLGQITDEYLAGRFEWRYLNAPFYVVSIAVVLHAVSAFVLGYQDLPYVAIALTIGTLLGLASTLTFAIAESRMERRAEPT
- a CDS encoding polyprenyl synthetase family protein; its protein translation is MEYLERRRALVDERLESVVGSVEPDGLAEEVGHTALSGGKRVRPTVTVLVCEAVGGEPDDAVGFGVGIELVHNASLVIDDIIDRSAMRRGVESAWTRYGYGPAIVGSDAQLGEAFALFSSDPRATQAVTEAMVELGEGEATELVARPETEAEYMELARRKTGALFRAAAELGAIAADADAVTVEAVGEYAERVGIAFQIRDDVLDATADADDLGKPTGQDDEMERPSLLQVTDLGPEEANERAHDHSEAALDALSRVEVADERAHEYLQDLAEFVVIRER
- a CDS encoding YqjF family protein; translated protein: MDLSVALAFGWRHLLFANWPVDADRLDAHLPEALSVQTHDGDGWLSVVPFVNVDVRPRGFPRRAGIELPELNLRTYVTHGGEPGVYFFSLDAQGVASVLGARLFHRLPYYYARIDWRDTDDGIEFSSRRLHPGDRPAHFRATYRPTGDPFEPEPGSRAAFLTDRSRLYTQGADGAVRHTDVDHEPWRLRPASATITTNTLFSANGFVRPDAEPVCYYSPGLAVTTTGSERA
- a CDS encoding alpha/beta fold hydrolase; this encodes MDRGATGRFSEEVPYARVGDGPRVLVVLPGVTDALFDGTYSRVAVRFLRRYYHRFGNEYTVYVISRPRGLAAGTTIRDMADDYATLIGREFDAATVWGLSMGGCIAQRLAAEHPERVEELVLMATGARLSEAGRALVDELRRRAYDNEWGAIRAKLAAETYSDWRGLFYPPAIASVGRLTHPRPAVASDAWTSFEALLDYDGRGGLRRIEARTLVLGGGDDRLFPPPILGETADAIPEAELDVIDGAGHGVFLTHKPTVERRMLVFLGV
- a CDS encoding electron transfer flavoprotein subunit alpha/FixB family protein → MSGVLAIAEHRRGELRDVSDELIGAGRELADDLGEELHVAVISGQVEEFARTLSREGVDVVHTVTDGAEFNHDVYTQVTDALAAELDPTVVLLPNSVNGLDYGPAVAARLDRPLVTDVIDAEIDGDTLTATREMYGSKVETTVEVDAERTVVMIRGGEWPGASASGDAEVREAEIEIDESAVHTTVTGFEEVGGGDVDIGDAEVLVSVGRGIEEEENIELVEELADALDATLSASRPIVDSGWLPKNRQVGQSGKTVTPEVYIAIGISGAVQHVAGMKGAETIVAINTDPDAPIFDIADYGIVDDLFDVVPALIGEFEESG
- a CDS encoding electron transfer flavoprotein subunit beta/FixA family protein yields the protein MKVLVTVAEVGTVEEDFEIDGTAIDERYLEYDLNEWDDYAVEEAVQLAEEGMADEVVTVTVGPERSEETIRMALAKGADRAIRVWDDSLDGLLDVGVKTEILRAVVAEETPDLILTGVQTGDAMFGATGVSLAAAIDYPWAAVVNDLELDDDLAHVHRELEGGVEELTDVETPAVLTIQTGINEPRYASLRGIRQAQSKEIAVEDLASLGLDGIESDLRLTRMYEPEVESTATVFEGSAEDTAVQLAGVLREKGVGAQ